In Nicotiana tabacum cultivar K326 chromosome 11, ASM71507v2, whole genome shotgun sequence, a single window of DNA contains:
- the LOC107807051 gene encoding glutamine synthetase, translating into MSLLSDLINLNLSDSTEKIIAEYIWIGGSGMDLRSKARTLSGPVTDPAKLPKWNYDGSSTGQAPGEDSEVILYPQAIFKDPFRRGNNILVMCDAYTPAGEPIPTNKRHAAAKIFSNPDVVAEEPWYGIEQEYTLLQRDINWPLGWPIGGFPGPQGPYYCGTGADKAFGRDIVDSHYKACLYAGINISGINGEVMPGQWEFQVGPSVGISAGDEVWVARYILERITEIAGVVVSFDPKPIPGDWNGAGAHTNYSTKLMREDGGYEVILKAIEKLGLKHKEHIAAYGEGNERRLTGKHETANIDTFKWGVANRGASVRVGRDTEKAGKGYFEDRRPASNMDPYVVTAMIADTTIIWKP; encoded by the exons ATGTCTCTGCTTTCAGATCTTATCAACCTCAATCTCTCTGATTCTACGGAGAAAATCATCGCTGAATACATATg GATCGGTGGATCAGGCATGGACTTAAGGAGCAAGgccagg ACTCTTTCTGGTCCTGTTACTGATCCTGCAAAACTGCCCAAATGGAATTATGATGGATCTAGCACAGGGCAAGCTCCTGGAGAAGATAGTGAAGTGATCTTATA CCCACAAGCTATCTTTAAGGATCCATTCAGAAGAGGCAACAATATCTTG GTCATGTGTGATGCCTATACTCCTGCTGGTGAGCCTATCCCGACAAACAAGAGGCATGCTGCTGCCAAGATCTTCAGCAACCCTGATGTTGTTGCCGAGGAACCCTG GTATGGTATTGAGCAAGAATACACCTTGTTGCAAAGGGATATTAACTGGCCTCTTGGCTGGCCTATTGGAGGCTTCCCTGGACCCCAG GGACCATACTACTGTGGAACCGGAGCTGATAAGGCCTTTGGACGTGATATTGTGGACTCCCATTACAAGGCTTGTCTTTATGCTGGAATTAACATCAGCGGTATCAATGGAGAAGTCATGCCCGGACAG TGGGAATTCCAAGTCGGACCTTCTGTTGGAATCTCAGCCGGTGATGAAGTGTGGGTAGCTCGTTACATTCTTGAG AGGATTACGGAGATTGCTGGAGTGGTTGTGTCATTTGACCCCAAGCCTATTCCG GGCGATTGGAACGGTGCAGGTGCTCACACAAACTACAG CACCAAGTTGATGAGGGAAGATGGAGGCTACGAAGTCATTTTGAAGGCTATTGAGAAGCTTGGCCTGAAGCACAAAGAGCACATTGCTGCATATGGCGAAGGCAATGAGCGTCGTCTCACTGGAAAGCACGAAACAGCCAACATCGACACCTTCAAATGG GGGGTTGCAAACCGCGGTGCATCTGTCCGTGTAGGACGGGACACAGAGAAGGCGGGCAAGGGATACTTTGAGGACAGAAGGCCAGCTTCAAATATGGATCCATACGTCGTTACTGCCATGATCGCGGACACCACCATCATCTGGAAACCTTGA